AGCAGGAGCCATACGAACAGCGGCCGCATCAACCAGCGGAATGCCGTGTCGAAACCCGTGCGCTTCCAGCCGCGCGTGATCGCGCGTCGCTCCCTCAGATCGAATGCCCACAGCCAAGTGATCACCGGCCGGCCGTACACCAGCAGTGGCGGGATCACCAGCAGCAGCAACATGTGCTGCAGCATGTGCGCGGAGAACAGGTCGTCGGCGATGGCGTCGAGCGGCGAGACGAGCGCCAGCAGCAGCACGAACAAGCCGCCGAAAAACGACGCCGCGCGCCAGCGTCCCAGGATCACGCCGCGTTGCGCGCCCATCCGGCGCATGCCCAGCACGTACGGCACCGCCACCGCCGTGACGCACGCGAGCAGCCAGGGCTCGAATTGCCATTGCATCAACAGTTGCGACATTCCCTTGTTACCGTCAGATTCCTCCGTTCGTCCTGAGCGTAGGCGCGCAGCGCCGAAGTCGAAGGACACGGGATGCGCTTCGACTTCGCTTGCATTCGCAAGCTACGCTCAGCGCGAACGGTTGTTGAAGAGTCCTGCACTCAATAATTGCAAACCGGTTCGATGAACAACATCACGATCGTGAACACCACCGCGATCGCGAACAGCGTGCTGGTCAGCACCGACCAGTGTGCGATGAAACGGTTGCGGCGTTCGCCCGGGTTGCGCGGATCGACGCCGCGCCACGCAACGTGGCAGCCCCACGCGGTGAACAGCGCCGCGCCGGCGACGATCACCGCGCCAAGGTCGATGCCGACCAGCCACCACCACAGGCGCGGCCACACCGGCATCACCAGCGGCACGTCGAGCGGGAAACACGCGTGCGCCGACAGCGCGTAGCCGAAACACAGTTGCAGGAACCACGCCACCGGCGCGCCGAACACCGCGAACACCAGCGCGGCGCCAACCGGCAGGCGCGCGACTTCGGGCCCAGTCGCGGAATCGACATGGTTCATGGCGGAGCTCCGTGCGGCGTGATCCACGGCAGCAGGTACAGCGTGATGAACACCGCGATCCACGCCGCCACCACGAAGTACCAGTACAGCGCGACCACCGTGACCGCGGAATTGCGCCGCGGCGTGATGTAGCCCATCGCGCACCAGCCGATGATCGCCGCCACGATCAGCACGCCCACCGCCGCGTGCAGCACGTGGAACGCGGTGATCGCGTAGAACATCGAGGCGTACGCGCCGCTGTTGGCGAGGAACGGTTCGTTGCGCCAGTCGAAGCACTGCAACGCGACGTAGCCGATGCCCAGCAGCAGCGTCGCGACGAAACCGGAATACAGGCGCGCCGGCCTGCCGAGGCGCATCCCGCGATCGGCCCACCACGTCGTCGCCGCGCTGACCAGCAGCAGCGCGGTGCCGGGCGCGGACCAGCGCAGCGGCGGCAATCCGCTGGGCGGCCACGGTTCGGATGTCTGCGATTGCAAATAGAAGTAACTGAAGATCAGGTACGCGAACACCGCCGCTTCGGTACCGATCAACGCCAGCACGCCCCACCATCCGGGCGTGCGCCGGCCCGCGGGTCCGATCGGCAGCGGGCGCGGCAACGTGCGTTCGTCGTATGCCGTCACGGTCGCGCCCTCTCGGCGAAGCCCATCTCGGGACTCGGCCAGAACCACCACAGCAGCGCGGGAATCATCGCCAGCAGGCAACCGGCCGCCACCCACCACATCGACATCAGCAATCCGACGAACGTGCCCGCGATCAGCAACGCCAGCGAGATCGGCGCCAATGTCGTGTGCGGCATCTTCATGATCGCGTCGGGCTCGGCATCCAGCACGGTGGTGGCGGGAATCTCGTGCTCCTCGTCCAGCACCGCGCCTTCGTTCAACGCGCTCTGCCATGAACCGTCGAGGCGCTCTTCCCACAACGGATGCAGCGTCGCGACGCGCGGAATCACCGCGAAGTTGTAGCTGGGCGGCGGCGATTCGGTCGCCCATTCCAGCGTGTCGGCATCCCACGGATTGGGCGGCGCCAGCGCGCCGTGCTTGTGGCTGCGCACCACGTTGACCACGAACAGCAGCACACCCAGCGCGAACACGAACGCGCCGATCGTGGTGACGAGGTTCAAGTCGCCCCAGCCGAGGTTCGCCGGATACGTGTAGATGCGGCGCGGCATGCCTTCGAGTCCCGAGATGTGCATCGGGAAAAAACCGAGGTTGAAGCCGATGAACATCAGCCAGAAATTCCACCAGCCCAGCCGCTCGTCCATCATGCGTCCCGTCATTTTCGGGAACCAGTGATAGATGCCGCCGACCACCGGGAACACGTTGATGCCGATCAGCACGTAGTGGATGTGTGCGACCACGAAATAAGTGTCGGTGAGCTGCCAGTCCAGCGGCACGGCGGCGGTCATGAAACCGGACACGCCGCCGATCACGAACAGCACGATCTCGGCAGCGAAGAACTTGAAGGCGGTGGTGAAGACCGGACGCCCGGTCCAGATCGTCGCGACCCACGCGAACACCGACACCGCCGACGGAATCACGATCACGAAACTCGCGGCGCTGAAGAATCCCATCGCGATCACCGGCAAGCCCGTCGAGAACATGTGGTGCACCCACACGCCGAAGCCCAGCACCATCGTCAGGATCGTCGCCAGCACCACCGCGGGATGCGCGACCAGCGGGCGCCGGCAATACACGGGCAGGCCTTGCGACACGATGCTCATCGCGGGCAGCACGATCGCATACACCCACGGGTGTCCGAAGATCCAGAACAGGTGCTGCCACAGCAACGGACGGCCGCCCATTTCGGGATTGAAGAATTGCGTGCCGAAGCGGCGGTCCAGCCACAGCATCAGGAAATCCAGGCTCACCGCCGGCACGGCAAAAAGAATGCCGACGTTCGCCACCAGCGTGCCCCAGATCATGATCGGCACGCGGCTGATCGACATGCCCGGCGCGCGCGTGCGGAACATCGTCGCGATGAAATTCACCGCGCCCGCGGTCGTGGAGATGCCGAGGAAGATCATCCCCAGCGAATAGATGTCCACGTTCCAGTCGGGGTTGTACGCACGCTCGGCCAGCGGCACGTAGTTGAACCAGCCGACGTCGGTGCCCTTGCCGCCCCAGAAACCGATGTAGAGAAAGATGCCCGCGAGCAGGAACACCCAATAGGTGAACGCATTGAGGCGCGGGAATGCCATGTCGCGCGTGCCGAGGATCAGCGGCCACAGGTAATTGCTGAAGCCCGACAGGATCGGCAGCGAGTAAAGGAAGATCATCGTGAAGCCGTGCATGCTGAAGAACTGGTTGTACAAACCCGGCGACAGGAGGTGCTCGTTCGGCTGCGCGAGCTGCAGGCGCATGCCCAGCGCCTCGAGTCCGCCCACCAGCAGGAACACGAACGCGGTGACGAGATAGCGCTTGCCGACCTTCTTGTGGTCGGTGGTGCCGAACCAGCCGTGCAGCGTCGGCGGATCCGACCACATGCCCTCCATCTTCTCGCGGAGTTCCGCGTTCGGCTGCGCGATCACCGGCGTCTTGAAGGTTGGGTTCGCTGCCACGGTGGCGTCCTTGCCTTAAGCAACTCCTCTCGATCCCGACGGCTTCCTCATCGGGCGGGAGCGGGAACGAGATGGAATGAGGGAGCGCATGCGCAGCGAACCCCCTCTCCCCCGCGATGGCTTCATCGTCGCGGGGGAGAGGGTCGGGGTGCCCTGCCCTCTCCCCCGAGCTTGAAGCGCTCGGGGGAGAGGGTTCGAGGCACGCACGGCGGTTGCATGCGAAATGGTCGATGGGCAGATCGTCACATTCATTTCAATGTCTTCAAATACGCCAGCAACGCCTGCAACTGCGGCCCGGTGAGGTTTTCGGGCGGCATGTCGACGCCGGGCTTTTGCGCAGGCGCGTCGCTGATCCACGCGGCGAGGTTGCCGGGCGTATTGGTCAGCGTGCCCGCGGCGATGGTGCGGCGGCTCATCAGGTGCGTGAGATCGGGACCGAGCGTGCCTTGGCTGCCCGGCTTGCCGCGCACGCTGTGGCAGATCGCGCAGCGCGTGTCGAAAACCTGTTCACCCTGCCCCGCCAGGCCCGGCGCCGACGCGGCGGCCGGCTGCAACTGCTGTCCCCACCACGCGTCGAATTGCTGTTGCGGCTGCGCGATC
The genomic region above belongs to Rhodanobacteraceae bacterium and contains:
- a CDS encoding Cytochrome c oxidase polypeptide I; the encoded protein is MAANPTFKTPVIAQPNAELREKMEGMWSDPPTLHGWFGTTDHKKVGKRYLVTAFVFLLVGGLEALGMRLQLAQPNEHLLSPGLYNQFFSMHGFTMIFLYSLPILSGFSNYLWPLILGTRDMAFPRLNAFTYWVFLLAGIFLYIGFWGGKGTDVGWFNYVPLAERAYNPDWNVDIYSLGMIFLGISTTAGAVNFIATMFRTRAPGMSISRVPIMIWGTLVANVGILFAVPAVSLDFLMLWLDRRFGTQFFNPEMGGRPLLWQHLFWIFGHPWVYAIVLPAMSIVSQGLPVYCRRPLVAHPAVVLATILTMVLGFGVWVHHMFSTGLPVIAMGFFSAASFVIVIPSAVSVFAWVATIWTGRPVFTTAFKFFAAEIVLFVIGGVSGFMTAAVPLDWQLTDTYFVVAHIHYVLIGINVFPVVGGIYHWFPKMTGRMMDERLGWWNFWLMFIGFNLGFFPMHISGLEGMPRRIYTYPANLGWGDLNLVTTIGAFVFALGVLLFVVNVVRSHKHGALAPPNPWDADTLEWATESPPPSYNFAVIPRVATLHPLWEERLDGSWQSALNEGAVLDEEHEIPATTVLDAEPDAIMKMPHTTLAPISLALLIAGTFVGLLMSMWWVAAGCLLAMIPALLWWFWPSPEMGFAERARP